One region of Limnospira fusiformis SAG 85.79 genomic DNA includes:
- a CDS encoding pentapeptide repeat-containing protein has product MTDTNNHQNSESDVLKVYEIVKKYRDGERDFEDINLNEINLSRINLAGANLSGASLSVANLSASDLREVNLSRANLNVARLSNANLTKAILNQATINVANLARVDLTEAQLINSLLIRAELIRAKLTKANFTQANLNGADLRETKLQQTNFNGANLSGANLRGASGALTKFTKTDLRGADLVKVNLPKADFSNAELRQANLTYANLSNADFSGANMRWIDLQGADLSGANLTEANLSGANLSGANLSSAVLVKASLVHADLSQANLIRANWSGADLSGATLTGAKLYQVSRFNLKADEITCEWVDLSANGDHSQVYHFDRESLRKFFNQTRPIVEILVNSSLDQDANMALANIYHKIAQEFPVMERPPSLEVGDRTTKITFIANQEQELFAIGCLAILPFDDAPQTQKNIVNLLRQIQDSGLTKERRSQLLSAMSKVIAKVNEMKKIARTIRSEFNPPFFSKPTRTQLTNGGQKMIMVHENSQISKLNPSPNSGSDANSTPNFDQVMAFINSFNDMP; this is encoded by the coding sequence ATGACAGATACTAACAACCATCAAAATTCTGAGAGTGACGTTCTTAAAGTTTATGAAATTGTCAAAAAATATCGAGATGGAGAACGAGATTTTGAGGACATCAATTTAAACGAAATCAATTTGAGTCGAATTAACCTAGCCGGAGCTAATTTAAGTGGTGCATCCTTGAGTGTAGCTAATTTAAGCGCCTCGGATTTAAGGGAAGTGAATTTGAGTCGTGCTAATCTGAATGTAGCTCGATTAAGTAATGCTAATCTCACCAAAGCTATTTTAAATCAAGCCACCATTAATGTAGCTAATTTAGCAAGAGTAGATTTGACGGAAGCACAGTTAATTAACTCCCTATTAATTCGAGCTGAATTAATTAGAGCGAAACTCACTAAAGCTAACTTCACCCAAGCCAACTTAAATGGGGCGGATCTGCGTGAAACCAAACTTCAGCAGACTAACTTTAATGGTGCTAATTTAAGTGGTGCGAACCTGCGAGGCGCTTCTGGAGCTTTGACTAAATTTACCAAAACCGACCTACGAGGAGCGGATTTAGTTAAAGTTAATTTACCTAAAGCTGATTTTAGTAATGCGGAATTAAGACAAGCAAATCTGACCTATGCTAACTTGAGTAATGCTGATTTTAGTGGTGCAAATATGCGCTGGATTGACCTACAAGGCGCTGACCTCAGTGGTGCTAATTTGACAGAGGCTAACCTCAGTGGCGCTAATTTATCCGGTGCTAATTTAAGCAGCGCGGTGTTAGTAAAGGCTAGTTTAGTTCACGCTGACTTGAGCCAAGCTAACTTAATTCGAGCCAATTGGAGTGGCGCAGACTTGTCGGGAGCCACATTAACTGGCGCTAAACTTTATCAAGTTTCTAGGTTTAATCTAAAAGCTGATGAGATTACCTGTGAATGGGTGGATTTGAGTGCTAATGGTGATCATAGTCAGGTTTATCATTTTGATCGGGAAAGTCTCCGAAAGTTTTTTAATCAAACTCGACCTATAGTTGAGATTCTGGTTAATTCCTCCTTAGATCAAGATGCGAATATGGCTTTAGCCAACATTTACCACAAAATTGCTCAAGAGTTTCCCGTCATGGAACGTCCCCCCAGCCTAGAAGTAGGCGATCGCACTACCAAAATCACATTTATTGCTAACCAAGAACAAGAACTATTTGCTATTGGCTGTCTGGCTATTTTACCCTTTGATGATGCTCCCCAAACCCAGAAAAATATCGTGAATTTACTGCGTCAGATTCAAGATTCCGGGCTGACCAAAGAACGGCGATCGCAATTGTTAAGCGCTATGAGTAAAGTCATTGCCAAAGTTAATGAGATGAAAAAAATAGCCCGCACCATTCGCTCAGAATTCAATCCGCCATTTTTTAGTAAACCGACCCGCACGCAATTAACCAATGGCGGCCAGAAAATGATTATGGTTCATGAAAACTCGCAAATCAGCAAACTCAATCCCTCTCCTAATAGTGGTTCCGATGCCAATTCCACCCCTAATTTTGACCAAGTAATGGCTTTTATTAACAGTTTCAATGATATGCCCTAA
- a CDS encoding pentapeptide repeat-containing protein: MDAEELLLEYQSGNRDFSAILLCEANLSRVNLSQANFTEAVLSVTNFSGANLTGVNLTRAKLNVSKLSGAILQGANLNEAVLNVANLIRADLSQANLVDASLIRAELMRAELSEAIVNGANLTEADLREATLRHADLQQTNLSGANLSEACLILSNLERSNLTRADLTRADLRGVNLRNAELRQAELNGADLRGANLSGANLRWANLSGANLSGANLEATQLSGASLRGANLSGASLLNCSAIHADLTQANLIDCDWTDANLRGSALTGTKLYGLSRFSLIADEITCDWIDLSPNGDGSKIQRFSSQQAHQFFNVESPTVQIRINAPLDPDTHCILASIYRQIIQHYPFIKSPPSIDIGSRRTLLSFRIDDEEQLFLTAYVVILPFADVAKTRECILESLRMLTLENSSQMGVRLSNQVIQFGIDIIKKISRLEDHLLSEKLQEEIDGNHPFFHHPTQTILSNLVGEYLAIHSHPEFGRKFSHIPGLMDLSKITPEKYRQMAMATPDIFTSFVASFDSP; the protein is encoded by the coding sequence ATGGATGCCGAAGAACTGCTGCTAGAATACCAATCCGGGAACCGTGATTTTAGTGCCATTCTGCTATGTGAAGCCAATCTGAGCCGGGTCAATCTTAGTCAGGCTAATTTTACCGAAGCCGTTTTGAGCGTTACCAACTTTAGCGGAGCCAACCTAACAGGCGTTAACCTAACTCGAGCCAAACTGAACGTTTCCAAACTTAGCGGCGCTATTCTCCAGGGAGCCAACCTCAATGAAGCAGTTCTCAACGTCGCCAACCTGATCAGAGCCGATCTCAGTCAAGCCAACCTCGTCGATGCGTCCTTAATTCGCGCCGAACTAATGCGAGCCGAACTCAGCGAAGCCATAGTCAATGGGGCGAATTTAACCGAAGCAGATTTAAGAGAAGCCACCCTCAGACACGCCGACCTCCAACAAACCAATTTATCCGGCGCTAACCTATCAGAAGCCTGTTTAATTCTCAGTAACCTAGAAAGATCCAACCTAACCCGTGCTGATCTTACACGAGCCGATCTCAGGGGGGTTAATCTCCGTAACGCTGAACTGCGACAAGCTGAACTAAATGGCGCAGATCTTCGTGGTGCTAACCTGAGTGGCGCAAATCTCCGCTGGGCGAATTTAAGTGGTGCTAACCTGAGTGGCGCCAACTTAGAAGCCACCCAATTAAGTGGCGCAAGTTTACGCGGTGCTAATCTTAGTGGCGCAAGTTTACTCAATTGTAGCGCCATTCATGCTGATTTAACCCAAGCTAATTTGATAGACTGTGACTGGACAGATGCTAACCTGCGAGGTTCCGCATTGACAGGAACTAAACTTTATGGATTGTCCAGATTTAGTTTAATTGCAGATGAGATCACCTGCGATTGGATTGATCTGAGTCCTAACGGTGATGGTAGCAAAATACAGCGTTTTAGTTCCCAACAAGCTCATCAATTTTTTAACGTTGAATCTCCCACCGTTCAAATCCGTATTAATGCCCCCCTAGACCCAGATACCCACTGCATTTTAGCTTCCATATATCGGCAAATTATCCAACACTATCCCTTTATCAAATCTCCCCCTAGCATTGATATAGGTTCGCGCCGAACCCTCTTATCGTTTAGAATAGATGATGAGGAACAGCTATTTCTGACAGCTTATGTAGTGATTCTACCCTTTGCAGATGTCGCCAAAACCAGAGAGTGTATTCTGGAATCATTGCGGATGCTCACCTTGGAAAATAGTTCTCAAATGGGAGTCAGATTATCTAACCAAGTGATTCAGTTTGGCATCGATATAATTAAAAAAATCAGCCGTTTAGAAGACCATTTGTTATCCGAAAAGTTACAGGAAGAAATTGACGGCAATCATCCATTTTTTCACCATCCTACTCAAACCATTTTAAGTAACTTAGTCGGGGAATATTTAGCTATTCATAGCCATCCCGAATTTGGGAGGAAGTTTAGTCATATTCCTGGGTTGATGGATTTATCCAAAATCACACCCGAAAAATATCGGCAAATGGCAATGGCAACACCAGATATTTTCACCAGTTTTGTAGCCAGTTTTGATTCCCCATAA
- a CDS encoding prephenate/arogenate dehydrogenase, protein MNIGIVGLGLIGGSLGLDLRSLLEREGLTEPLGESVLQGGRVLGVSRRQSTCERAIAMGAVDEASCSLSLMARADIVFICTPIGAIASTVEQLLEHLNPHAILTDVGSVKTPIVDIISPIRRNFVGGHPMAGTAYSGIDAAQLKLFVGRPYVITPTETTPPEATEVVVAIANLLGARVYQCSPMDHDRAVAWISHLPVMVSASLIAATATEENQDILDLAYQLASSGFRDTSRVGGGNPELGVMMAKYNREAVLKSLSNYRESLDKITLAIQQEDWETLEQYLTATQQGRSRFNC, encoded by the coding sequence ATGAACATTGGTATTGTCGGATTGGGTTTGATTGGCGGTTCCCTAGGCTTGGATTTGCGTTCTTTGTTGGAGAGGGAGGGATTAACTGAACCTCTGGGAGAATCAGTGCTACAGGGGGGGCGGGTGTTGGGGGTTTCTCGCCGCCAGTCTACCTGTGAAAGGGCGATCGCTATGGGGGCGGTTGATGAAGCCTCTTGTAGTTTGTCCTTAATGGCTAGGGCGGATATTGTGTTTATTTGTACCCCAATAGGGGCGATCGCTTCTACGGTTGAACAACTATTGGAACACCTGAATCCTCACGCCATTTTAACAGATGTAGGTTCGGTAAAAACTCCTATTGTTGATATTATATCTCCTATAAGGCGGAACTTTGTGGGAGGACATCCCATGGCGGGAACAGCTTATAGTGGTATTGATGCGGCACAGTTAAAGTTATTTGTAGGGCGACCCTATGTAATTACTCCCACGGAAACCACCCCCCCAGAAGCGACGGAGGTAGTGGTGGCGATCGCTAATTTACTAGGCGCGAGGGTTTATCAATGTTCCCCCATGGACCATGATCGGGCGGTAGCTTGGATCTCTCATCTCCCGGTCATGGTTAGCGCTAGTCTCATTGCTGCGACGGCTACTGAGGAAAATCAGGATATCCTGGATCTGGCTTATCAACTAGCAAGTTCTGGGTTTCGAGACACCAGCCGGGTGGGTGGTGGGAACCCAGAGTTAGGGGTGATGATGGCTAAGTATAATCGGGAAGCTGTGTTAAAGTCTTTGTCTAATTATCGCGAAAGTTTAGATAAAATTACACTCGCCATTCAACAGGAAGACTGGGAGACTTTAGAACAGTATTTAACGGCAACTCAACAAGGGCGATCGCGGTTTAATTGTTAA
- a CDS encoding CYTH domain-containing protein: MAVEIERKFLVRGDQWRSLSVGVVYRQGYITTTPEKTVRVRIAGNQGYLTIKGASEGYQRAEFEYLIPIEDAEQMLSSLCVGPLIEKKRYKIPIGDLIWEVDEFFGDNQGLILAEVELNSPEQAVELPEWIGEEVSHDYRYYNANLTKFPYTQWAYQVRTTIMEFQTQVQRECYEQVAIWMEEMFTQYPWEKLDDPGFGLFLGSAWVEVRIYPWHEDAVIETRSLVVQGAEITPELMQFLLLKNSQMRFGGFAIDDHDNICLSHTIVGSTCDPGELESSVLSVLETADDFDDQIIQKWGGKRALDIVP; the protein is encoded by the coding sequence ATGGCAGTTGAGATCGAACGTAAATTTTTAGTGCGCGGGGACCAGTGGCGATCGCTTTCTGTGGGAGTGGTTTACCGTCAGGGCTATATCACCACCACCCCAGAAAAAACCGTCCGAGTCCGCATCGCCGGAAATCAGGGCTATTTGACCATTAAGGGCGCTTCTGAGGGCTATCAGCGCGCCGAGTTTGAATATCTGATTCCCATTGAGGATGCCGAACAGATGTTATCTAGTTTATGCGTTGGCCCTCTCATTGAAAAGAAACGCTATAAAATTCCCATCGGTGATCTGATCTGGGAAGTTGACGAATTTTTCGGGGATAATCAGGGGTTAATTTTAGCCGAAGTGGAATTAAACAGCCCGGAGCAGGCTGTGGAGTTACCAGAGTGGATCGGGGAAGAAGTTAGTCACGATTACCGATATTATAACGCTAATTTAACCAAGTTTCCCTATACTCAGTGGGCATATCAAGTGAGGACAACAATCATGGAATTTCAGACCCAAGTTCAACGAGAATGTTATGAACAGGTCGCTATCTGGATGGAGGAGATGTTCACTCAGTATCCTTGGGAAAAATTAGACGATCCTGGCTTTGGTTTATTTCTGGGTTCCGCGTGGGTGGAAGTGCGAATTTACCCCTGGCACGAAGATGCTGTCATTGAAACGCGATCGCTCGTAGTTCAAGGGGCAGAAATTACCCCGGAATTGATGCAATTTTTATTATTGAAAAATTCTCAAATGCGCTTTGGTGGTTTTGCGATCGATGACCATGATAATATTTGCCTTAGCCATACCATAGTCGGTTCAACCTGTGACCCCGGAGAATTAGAGTCCTCAGTTTTATCTGTCTTAGAAACAGCCGACGATTTTGATGATCAAATCATCCAGAAGTGGGGCGGTAAACGGGCTTTAGACATTGTACCATAA
- a CDS encoding orange carotenoid-binding protein has protein sequence MPFTIDSARSIFPETLAADVVPATIARFKQLSAEDQLALIWFAYLEMGKTITIAAPGAANMQFAEKTLEEIRQMTPLQQTQAMCDLANRTDTPICRTYASWSPNIKLGFWYELGRFMDQGLVAPIPEGYKLSANANAILVTIQGIDPGQQITVLRNCVVDMGFDTSKLGSYQRVAEPVVPPQEMSQRTKVQIEGVTNSTVLQYMDNLNANDFDNLISLFAEDGALQPPFQKPIVGRDNVLRFFREECQNLKLIPERGVSEPTEDGYTQIKVTGKVQTPWFGGNVGMNIAWRFLLNPENKVFFVAIDLLASPKELLNLVR, from the coding sequence ATGCCATTCACCATTGACTCGGCTCGTAGCATTTTTCCAGAAACCCTAGCGGCTGACGTAGTTCCGGCGACGATCGCTCGGTTCAAGCAGCTTAGTGCCGAAGATCAACTGGCTCTCATTTGGTTTGCGTATCTGGAAATGGGTAAAACCATCACCATTGCGGCTCCCGGGGCGGCGAATATGCAGTTTGCTGAAAAAACCCTAGAGGAAATTCGGCAGATGACTCCCCTACAGCAAACCCAAGCTATGTGTGACCTGGCGAACCGGACAGATACTCCCATTTGTCGTACCTATGCTAGTTGGTCTCCTAATATCAAGCTGGGTTTCTGGTATGAACTAGGGCGTTTCATGGATCAAGGACTTGTTGCGCCCATTCCCGAAGGCTACAAACTCTCAGCTAACGCCAACGCTATCCTAGTGACGATTCAAGGTATTGATCCAGGTCAACAAATCACGGTGCTGCGTAATTGTGTTGTTGATATGGGGTTCGATACCAGCAAATTAGGCAGCTATCAACGGGTAGCAGAACCTGTTGTACCTCCTCAAGAGATGTCCCAACGGACTAAAGTTCAAATCGAAGGTGTGACCAATTCCACAGTCCTGCAATACATGGACAACTTGAATGCTAACGATTTTGATAACTTAATTAGTCTGTTTGCAGAAGATGGAGCGTTACAACCTCCTTTCCAAAAACCAATTGTTGGTCGCGATAATGTGCTGCGGTTTTTCCGGGAAGAATGCCAGAACTTGAAGTTAATCCCAGAACGAGGTGTTTCTGAACCGACGGAAGATGGCTATACTCAGATTAAGGTTACTGGTAAAGTGCAAACTCCCTGGTTTGGTGGTAATGTGGGGATGAATATTGCTTGGCGCTTCTTGCTGAACCCAGAAAATAAGGTTTTCTTTGTGGCGATCGATTTGTTAGCATCTCCCAAAGAGTTGTTGAACTTGGTGCGCTAG